The Triticum urartu cultivar G1812 chromosome 5, Tu2.1, whole genome shotgun sequence genome contains the following window.
GCTCTGTGTCGGGCGCGGCGAGTAGACCGGTGACCGCGCCGCCGCCAAGGACAGCGGCTCACGAGACCGGTTTTGCCTCGCGCGGGTTTCAGATTCGATTCGAACGCTGCGGGTGCACTGCACTTTTGAACGATCCAGCCAACGTGCCAATGTGGTAGAGACATTCTTTAGTAGTGCAGGTTAGAAAATGCAGGGATCTGGCCCCACTGTACCGTGACGGTTTACTTTCCACGAGCAATGCCGGCCCGTGGGCTGGGCTGGGCTGGGCTGGGCTGGGGTGACATGAATGAATTGACAAGGCGAGCTCGTGCGATTCCCTCACGCCTGCCCGCGCTTTCCAGATCATCTTGGGAGCCTGGAGCGACGACACGGGCATGATCCCCGATCTGTTGGTTCTGTCTTTCGCTTTCTCGtctttgatcccttttggcttggATTTGTCCATGTCTGGCTCGCTTTACGAATTTATGGCTGGCCGGTGACCGATCGAACATCGAACGCAGGGCTGTTGCCTGCAAAACGAACGTGTGTCCTTTACCATTTTTTGGGGTCCAACTACGAATGCTTACCTGGATGCTGGATGGCAGCGATCCCACAGAGTAAACTGGTTTTGATGGATGACATCAATTGTTTGTGTATGTGTAGTGGTGGCCAATTAACTTCTTTTTTGAGGGGGTGGTGGCCAATtaactaccccccccccccccccccccccccccaaaaaaaagcCTACTTTTTTGCACTATCACGGTGTAAAAATAGTCTTACATTTTGATACGGAGGGAATAGTTTTCACAAAGGTTGTCATGCTTTGGTAGAAAAAAAcataaatactccctccattcctaaatacttgtctttttaaagattttaaatggactatcacatacatatgtatatagacatattttagagtgtagattcactcattttgtttcgtatgtagtcacttgttaaaatctctagaaagacaaatatttaagaacggagggagtagtttgcAGGCGCATACAAAAGAATATGTTTGTTCTACAACACATGATATTTTAGATACTGCACGTTCTCCAATGTGCAATTTTGGCCGTTAATTGTTGTATAAATATGTAAATAAACAATTACGATAACATTTTGAAACTATTCTCCTTGAAAAATCTAACAGCGACACAACCAAACCTATATAAATATTGTGCTCAAACTCCAATATGGATGGCTATGTTTGGTAAATGTTAAAAATTTGACGTGCTACCGAACATACAGATTTGTCATACAAAAACAGATAAGTTTGTCATGTTGCTGTGTAAGATTTACCATGTTCTAAAGTGATAATTGTCATGtagtaccccgcaaaaaaaaagataATTGTCATGTAGTTTAAGGAAATTGTTAAAAAAAATCGCTACAGCAAGTAATTACCATGCGTTCGATCAGACATCAGATTTTTACAGTTAATTTTTACAGCGAGCAATTGTCATATTGACTTTTGAAGAACTTGCGGGCCGCAGAGGTACTTATGACATCGGAAAGGCCCATGATGTTGTCGCTAGGCAAAAGAAGCCCATATGGCCAACCGTAGCACGGTCCGATGCCGCTTCTCCAAGCAAAGCGAGAGGAGTTACTCAAAAAAAAAAAGCAAAGCGAGAGGAAAGGTCTCCAATCGAGAGGCATCAACGGGGTCCACGACGCAGGCTTGTGGTGCCCCAATCCCATGGCGCCGTGGCTGCTGCTCCCCTCCTTCCCGTGGCCTCCCCCGCCCCCTCCCGGCTCCTCCTctggccgcggcggcggaggcggtggaGGCGACGGCGGAGACTGGAAGCCCAACGTCGTCACGGCCATCGCCGGCGTCCACCTCGGCCGCTCCCTCCGCCGTCGCCTCGCCGGCCTCCTCAGCTCGCCGGTACTGGCGCTCTCGCTTAGCCTTCAATTCACTCTTCTATTGTGATGACGCAAACTGTCGGATTTTCACTGGCGACATCTAAGCCTATTTTAGGTAGCTTTATTAGTTAAGACTTATCACTTGTAATATACTGTGATATCCTTCAGTCTCTAGTTATACAGATGTTGGTTGTTATCATGATCACCTATGCTGCCTTTGAACTCTTTAACTTTTCATGTTAGAAATTGGTTTAAGAATTTGTGAGCTCGCTGCATAACTTGATCTGAACTGAATTGTGCAATGCGTAGGAGGTGCGGTCTCTTGATGTCTTACCGAGAATAGGCGACATTTGGTTTGGAGGATTACAGCCACTTGACACACACCACGTTCTTGGGGCGCTGGGAAATGTGTGCTCCGCATCGTTTGTTTGCAGTTCTGCTTTCTTCGGTGGGAATAGATCAGGTGGGAGATACGTCGGTAGCGGAAATTTGCAGCCCAGACGGCCTCGTGGGATCAATTCGAAGAAGAGGCTGTGGACTAATGTTCTTCTTGCTGTTAATATCCTGTGAGTGATTGCTCAATTTAATTCGCATGATTCCCTTCTATTCGATAGTAGTATTAGCCTCCTTTCAGCATTTGTGGATTAACACAGTTTTACTGCTTTAACCAAAGGGCTTATATCGCTCAGATAGCATCGCAAGGAAAGCTTATTATGTGGGGAGCAAAGGTTGGTACGTGTTGAAATTTCCATTTCACCTATACTCTGTTTATTTTTTGACTTATGGGACTGCAACCATGATTTACGATGGAAGGTCAACAGCCTAATTGATAGAGGGGAATTTTGGCGTTTGGCTACATCAACAATTCTTCATGGAAATCTTACTCATCTTGCTGTATGTGATCCTGTTTCTATCGAGAATTAGAACTATACTCTACAAAATGACCATTGCTAACTTTCCTTCCTATCATTGTGGCAATGCAGTTCAATTGTTTTTCGTTGAATTCGATTGGCCCTACTGTGGAGCTCGTTACTGGTCCTAAAAGATTTCTTGCTGTTTATTTCACTTCCGCACTGGCAGGTGTTTGTTTCTCCTTGTTACCTGTTTTCGGTAAATTCATGTGGCGGTGTGATTGCTGTCTGCTTCTTGGTTCATAAATGATTCTTCATTCTTCGAACTGTAACAGGTTCACTAATGAGTTATCGCTATTGTCAATCACCTTCTGTTGGCGCATCAGGGGCCATTTTTGGACTGGTATGTCTAGTTCATTTCCAAAATACAGTTACATAAATACATCAGGGGCCATGAGTATTTTATTATGTATGATGCTTTATCATGGTTGCTTAACCCTACAGCATGGCATAATTTACTAGCAATATGAAATTACGAAATGTCACTGGTAGATCAGAACATAGATCATCTGTTGTAATTTGTTCAGATTGTTTCATCATTATTTCTTTCTATTCTACGACCTCAAAGTTGGAAACTTCAATTTGACCCAGTTCTATGTACTACATTAGTGTATATCTTTTGTTTGCACGTCTTGATTGAGTTGGCCTttaatgtactccctccggtcctttttacttcGCGTATTAGGTTCGGGTCaagtcaaactttgcaaagtttgaccaaataTATATTAAGAAATATCAACATCCACAATACCAAATATATACTCCATGAACTACATTTCATaatgaatctaacaatattgatttggCATTGTAAATATTGATACCTTTTTCTACAAGTTTGGTCAAAGTAAAGATGCTTTGACTTCAAACaaaacttatatgcagactaaaaaggaccggagggagtacatcgtTTTGCCTGCCGTAGTTGAGCATTTGAAAAATGTCATTTTGACCCAGTTCTATGTACTACATTTGTGTATCTTTTGTTTGCACATCTTGATTGAGCTTGCATGTACATCGTTTTGTCTGTCGTGCTGAGCATTTGAGAAATATCATATCATCTTGACCCAGTTCTATGTACTACGTTTGGTGTATCTTTTGTTTGCACATCTTGATTGAGCTGGCCTTtaaggccttgtacaatgcaagGTGCTTAGAGGGGTACTTCGAAAAATAAACCGATTTTTGTCTAAGCACCGGTGCTTATTTACAGAGGACAAACGCTTAATTAGGCACCCCTGCTATAGAGATAAGCAGCTGGTGCTTAAGAAAAAATCGGTTTATTTTACTAAACACCTCCCTAAGTGGcttgcattgtacaaggcctaaTGTACATCGTTTTGTTTGTCGTACACTCGTACCTGAGCATTTGAAAAATATTATATCATTTGGACCCAGTTCTATGTACTACATTGGTGTATCTTTTGTTTGAACATCTTGATTGAGCTGGCCTTTAAATTTTAATGTACATCGTTTTATCTGTCATACTTGAGCATTTGAATAATATCATTTCTAATTGCCACCAGTATTTTGTACTAACAACAAGAACCGTAGGCCTATTCTTATTTAGTTAAGAAATTCATGATATACGTTCCTACATCATTTTATCACCTTATGTGTATCATCAGGTTGGTGCATATGCTGTTTATACATGGAGGCACAGAAAGCTTTTGGGGCATGGAAGGGAAAGTTTAGAGCAGATAGCACGTGTAGTCATCTTAAACATGGTAGTGATTTATATATTTCCACTTACCTCATGTTTCTTTGTTTTTGCTATTTGCTTTGTCCCATCTAGAAATCTCATATATTCGGTTTGATACAGGGTATGGGTCTCCTTTCAAGGGGCATTGACAACTGGGGTCATGTAAGTCTCCCAAACTTCTGCATAATTCATTCCGCGCTGTAATGAAATGTTTATCTCATGAGTTCACTTGATTAATAACAGCTAGGAGGCTTGCTCGGGGGAGTGGCTGCGGCATGGTTTC
Protein-coding sequences here:
- the LOC125509536 gene encoding RHOMBOID-like protein 10, chloroplastic — protein: MAPWLLLPSFPWPPPPPPGSSSGRGGGGGGGDGGDWKPNVVTAIAGVHLGRSLRRRLAGLLSSPEVRSLDVLPRIGDIWFGGLQPLDTHHVLGALGNVCSASFVCSSAFFGGNRSGGRYVGSGNLQPRRPRGINSKKRLWTNVLLAVNILAYIAQIASQGKLIMWGAKVNSLIDRGEFWRLATSTILHGNLTHLAFNCFSLNSIGPTVELVTGPKRFLAVYFTSALAGSLMSYRYCQSPSVGASGAIFGLVGAYAVYTWRHRKLLGHGRESLEQIARVVILNMGMGLLSRGIDNWGHLGGLLGGVAAAWFLGPAWQNQYVAKDGRMVFKDRAPIHQLIGSKRSR